From Deferrisoma camini S3R1, the proteins below share one genomic window:
- a CDS encoding sensor histidine kinase has translation MSPQTLRGRLTLWYGALLTAVLLLFGVGFYAALARNLYRGVDQKLLALAEVVAESSVRNFLRPGYTNFARLLEEFFGVPAAGQFIQVLDPSGKVGARSQNLILRNLPVSREALRRAVHGQRVFETVPDPHAPLRVLTYPIIVRGRVRNVVQVATSLESVVTTLRQVLLALAVGIPLTLFLVLWGGWFLAGRALRPLDGLVAALRRLDADRLAARLPEDEGTEEVRELARSINGLLRRLADAFRRVREFTADASHELRTPLTVLRGEAEVALRHPRTAEEYQQVLASSLEEIHRMGRIVEDLLLLAKGDLGEAPVEKVPLRLEEVLGELAGRAAVLAEAKGLEFTWAGGPPIRVEADPLRLRQLVWNLLDNAVKYTPEGGKVFLSHARSGPGWARITVKDTGIGIPPEHQAKIFERFYRVDKHRSRAQGGSGLGLAICRWIAEVHGGRIEVRSQPGRGSSFIVHLPEAPDPAA, from the coding sequence GTGAGCCCCCAGACCCTTCGGGGCCGCCTCACCCTGTGGTACGGAGCGCTGCTCACCGCCGTGCTCCTCCTGTTCGGGGTCGGGTTCTACGCGGCCCTGGCCCGGAACCTGTACCGAGGGGTGGACCAGAAGCTCCTGGCCCTGGCCGAGGTGGTGGCGGAGTCGAGCGTCCGCAACTTCCTGAGGCCCGGCTACACCAACTTCGCACGCCTCCTCGAGGAGTTCTTCGGGGTTCCGGCCGCGGGCCAGTTCATCCAGGTGCTCGATCCCTCGGGCAAGGTGGGGGCCCGCAGCCAGAACCTGATCCTGCGCAACCTACCGGTCTCCCGCGAGGCCCTGCGGCGGGCGGTCCACGGTCAGCGGGTATTCGAGACCGTGCCCGACCCCCACGCCCCGCTGCGGGTGCTGACCTACCCGATCATCGTCCGCGGCCGGGTGCGCAACGTGGTCCAGGTGGCCACCAGCCTGGAGTCGGTGGTCACGACCCTGCGCCAGGTGCTCCTGGCCCTGGCGGTGGGCATTCCCCTGACCCTCTTCCTGGTCCTGTGGGGCGGGTGGTTCCTGGCGGGTCGGGCCCTGCGCCCCCTGGACGGGCTGGTGGCGGCCCTGCGCCGCCTCGACGCCGACCGCCTGGCCGCTCGGCTGCCGGAGGACGAGGGCACCGAGGAGGTGCGGGAGCTGGCCCGGAGCATCAACGGGCTGCTGCGCCGGCTGGCCGACGCGTTCCGGCGGGTGAGGGAGTTCACGGCCGACGCGAGCCACGAGCTGCGCACCCCCCTCACGGTGCTGCGCGGCGAGGCCGAGGTAGCCCTGCGCCACCCGCGCACGGCCGAGGAGTACCAGCAGGTGCTCGCCTCCAGCCTGGAGGAGATCCACCGCATGGGCCGGATCGTGGAGGATCTGCTCCTCCTGGCCAAGGGGGACCTGGGCGAAGCGCCGGTGGAGAAGGTGCCGCTTCGGCTGGAGGAGGTGCTGGGCGAGCTGGCCGGCCGGGCCGCGGTGCTGGCCGAGGCCAAGGGGCTGGAGTTCACCTGGGCCGGGGGCCCTCCCATCCGGGTCGAGGCGGACCCCCTGCGGCTCCGGCAGCTGGTCTGGAACCTGCTGGACAACGCCGTGAAGTACACGCCCGAGGGCGGAAAGGTGTTCCTGAGCCACGCCCGGTCGGGGCCGGGTTGGGCCCGGATCACCGTGAAGGACACCGGCATCGGCATCCCTCCGGAGCACCAGGCCAAGATCTTCGAACGGTTCTACCGGGTCGACAAGCACCGGTCCCGGGCCCAGGGGGGCAGCGGCCTGGGGCTCGCCATCTGCCGCTGGATCGCCGAGGTCCACGGGGGGCGCATCGAGGTACGCAGCCAGCCCGGCCGGGGCAGCTCGTTCATCGTTCACCTGCCCGAAGCGCCGGACCCCGCTGCGTGA
- a CDS encoding heavy metal response regulator transcription factor, with protein sequence MRILVVEDEEKVASFIRKGLEEERYAVDVALDGEEGLELAELNPYDLIVLDLMLPGLDGFRFIQRLRAQGVHTPILVLTARDSVGDKVKGLDLGADDYLTKPFAFAELLARIRALLRRGAPQAPPVLQVADLTLDPAARRVTRAGKPIELTAKEFALLEYFMRHAGRVLTRTMILEHVWDQSFDSYTNVVDVYVNYLRKKVDQGFEPRLIHTVRGVGYVLREEP encoded by the coding sequence GTGCGCATCCTGGTGGTGGAAGACGAAGAGAAGGTGGCCTCGTTCATCCGCAAGGGCCTCGAGGAGGAGCGCTACGCCGTGGACGTGGCCCTGGACGGGGAGGAGGGGCTCGAGCTCGCCGAGCTCAACCCCTACGATCTGATCGTGCTCGACCTGATGCTGCCGGGGCTCGACGGCTTCCGGTTCATCCAGCGGCTCCGGGCCCAGGGGGTGCACACCCCGATCCTGGTGCTCACCGCCCGGGACTCGGTGGGCGACAAGGTCAAGGGGCTCGACCTGGGGGCCGACGACTACCTGACCAAGCCGTTCGCGTTCGCCGAGCTCCTCGCCCGGATCCGGGCCCTGCTGAGGCGGGGCGCGCCCCAGGCGCCGCCGGTGCTCCAGGTGGCCGACCTCACCCTGGACCCGGCGGCCCGCCGGGTGACCCGGGCCGGGAAGCCCATCGAGCTCACGGCCAAGGAGTTCGCCCTGCTCGAGTACTTCATGCGCCACGCCGGCCGGGTTCTGACCCGGACCATGATCCTCGAGCACGTGTGGGACCAGTCGTTCGACTCGTACACCAACGTGGTGGACGTGTACGTGAACTACCTGCGCAAGAAGGTGGACCAGGGGTTCGAGCCCCGGCTGATCCACACGGTGCGGGGCGTGGGCTACGTGCTCCGGGAGGAACCGTGA
- a CDS encoding VanZ family protein has product MPTRVRSLLWRFGPPVLYMAVVFGLSNSSRPPLPRFLWALGDKPLHALEYVPMGYLWARALGVRGRRGLAWGFLAAAAFGATDEVHQWFVPRRQPSWLDWVADLVGASVGVGLWAAVRSRLPAGRGGPPRARTPAPWPAAKTAAEPPSECC; this is encoded by the coding sequence ATGCCCACCCGGGTTCGTTCGCTGCTTTGGCGGTTCGGTCCGCCGGTGCTGTACATGGCCGTGGTGTTCGGCCTGTCCAACTCGTCGCGCCCCCCCCTGCCCCGTTTCCTGTGGGCGCTGGGCGACAAGCCCCTGCACGCCTTGGAGTACGTGCCCATGGGCTACCTGTGGGCCCGGGCGTTGGGGGTGCGCGGCCGGCGGGGCCTCGCGTGGGGGTTCCTGGCCGCGGCCGCGTTCGGCGCGACCGACGAGGTCCACCAGTGGTTCGTGCCCCGTCGCCAGCCCAGCTGGCTCGATTGGGTGGCGGACCTGGTGGGGGCGTCGGTGGGGGTGGGCCTGTGGGCCGCCGTGCGGAGCCGGCTGCCGGCGGGAAGGGGCGGGCCGCCCCGCGCCCGGACCCCGGCCCCCTGGCCGGCGGCAAAGACCGCGGCCGAGCCCCCTTCCGAATGCTGCTGA
- a CDS encoding uracil-DNA glycosylase gives MRTHRPSLDPELLETLRFAVNSGAWLVAGAPASSRPAASDLAAVRRELGECRRCRLWQTRTRIVFGVGDERARVVFVGEAPGFQEDLRGEPFVGRAGQLLDRMLAALGLDRGRVYIANVLKCRPPDNRDPLADEVETCVAFLWAQIEAIRPRVICALGAHAARALLGVTGSISELRGKAQPVGPWTVVPTYHPAFLLRRPRFKRQAWADLKAVARLLAE, from the coding sequence TTGCGAACCCACCGACCCTCCCTGGACCCGGAACTCCTCGAAACCCTTCGGTTCGCCGTGAACTCGGGAGCCTGGCTGGTGGCCGGGGCGCCCGCCTCCTCCCGGCCCGCCGCGTCGGATCTGGCCGCGGTCCGGCGGGAGCTGGGGGAGTGTCGCCGGTGCCGGCTGTGGCAGACCCGGACCCGGATCGTGTTCGGGGTGGGGGACGAGCGTGCCCGGGTCGTGTTCGTGGGGGAGGCCCCGGGGTTCCAGGAGGACCTGCGGGGCGAGCCGTTCGTCGGACGGGCCGGCCAACTCCTGGACCGGATGCTCGCGGCCCTGGGCCTGGACCGGGGGCGGGTGTACATCGCCAACGTGCTCAAGTGTCGGCCCCCGGACAACCGCGATCCCCTGGCGGACGAGGTGGAGACCTGCGTGGCCTTCCTGTGGGCCCAGATCGAGGCGATCCGGCCCCGGGTGATCTGCGCCCTCGGGGCCCATGCGGCCCGGGCCCTGCTGGGAGTCACGGGCTCGATCTCGGAGCTGCGGGGCAAGGCACAGCCCGTTGGGCCGTGGACCGTGGTGCCCACCTACCATCCGGCGTTCCTGCTGCGCCGGCCGAGGTTCAAGCGCCAGGCGTGGGCGGATCTGAAGGCCGTGGCGCGACTCCTGGCGGAGTGA
- the hflK gene encoding FtsH protease activity modulator HflK translates to MDWQDDMGNPKSPGEIVAELRERFGGWFGGGLATVAAAVVLLGWAATGFYIVNPDEVGVVKRFGRYSYTVGPGPHWRLPYPIESVLRPKVTKVRRVEVGFRTVAVGPPARYQKVPAEALMLTGDENIVSTEFIVQYRVRDPVEFLFNVRDPEGAVRDAAEATMREVVGRHTVDDVLTEQKDKIQLEARDTLQRILDSYKTGVSVEYVKLQDVYPPSQVIDAFRDVASAREDRERLRNEAEAYANDVLPKARGEAKKIVNEAQAYRETQIKRAQGDAARFLALLKEYRRAREVTRKRLYLDAMRDILANAKLVLLEPQGASGVLPLLPLSPLNTGEKN, encoded by the coding sequence ATGGACTGGCAAGACGACATGGGCAACCCCAAGAGCCCCGGAGAGATCGTGGCGGAGCTGCGGGAACGGTTCGGGGGGTGGTTCGGAGGAGGGCTGGCCACGGTGGCCGCCGCCGTGGTGCTGCTGGGATGGGCGGCCACGGGGTTCTACATCGTGAACCCCGACGAGGTGGGCGTGGTGAAGCGGTTCGGCCGGTACTCCTACACCGTGGGGCCGGGGCCCCACTGGCGCCTGCCGTACCCCATCGAGTCGGTGCTCCGACCCAAGGTCACCAAGGTGCGCAGGGTCGAGGTGGGGTTCCGGACCGTCGCGGTGGGCCCCCCGGCCCGGTACCAGAAGGTGCCAGCCGAGGCGCTCATGCTCACGGGAGACGAGAACATCGTGTCCACCGAGTTCATCGTCCAGTACCGGGTGCGCGACCCCGTGGAGTTCCTGTTCAACGTGCGCGATCCCGAGGGCGCGGTGCGGGACGCGGCCGAGGCGACCATGCGTGAGGTGGTGGGCCGGCACACCGTGGACGACGTGCTCACCGAGCAGAAGGACAAGATCCAGCTGGAGGCCCGCGACACCCTCCAGCGGATCCTGGACTCCTATAAGACCGGCGTGTCCGTGGAGTATGTGAAGCTCCAGGACGTGTACCCGCCGTCCCAGGTGATCGACGCGTTCCGTGACGTGGCCAGCGCCCGGGAGGACCGGGAGCGGCTCCGGAATGAGGCCGAGGCCTACGCGAACGACGTGCTGCCCAAGGCCCGGGGCGAGGCCAAGAAGATCGTCAACGAGGCCCAGGCCTACCGGGAGACCCAGATCAAGCGGGCCCAGGGGGACGCGGCCCGGTTCCTGGCCCTGTTGAAGGAGTACCGCCGGGCGCGGGAGGTGACCCGCAAGCGGCTGTACCTGGACGCCATGCGCGACATCCTGGCCAACGCCAAGCTGGTGCTGCTGGAGCCCCAGGGCGCCTCCGGGGTGCTGCCCCTGCTGCCCCTGAGCCCCCTCAACACCGGGGAGAAGAACTGA
- the hflC gene encoding protease modulator HflC: MGRILRILGILFALGALAWGTVLFTVDQTEVAIVLRLGKPVGGPRSPGLHVRIPLVESVVVYDARQLEYDAEAREVISKDKKNLKVDNYARWQIVDPLKFYQTVRDERGAQSRLDDIIYSQVREQLGKYTLLEIVAEKRSEIMAEVTERTREAAAEFGIAVVDVRIKRADLPPANEKAVYARMQAERKRQAHRYRAEGEEAAREVRSQADKEKAILLAEAYRKAQEIRGEGDAEATRIFAEAFGQDPEFYDFMRSLEIYRKGIKKGDVLLLSPTSQLFRYLAPVGSGP, translated from the coding sequence ATGGGACGCATCCTCCGAATTCTCGGAATCCTGTTCGCGCTCGGTGCGCTCGCCTGGGGCACCGTGCTGTTCACCGTGGACCAGACCGAGGTGGCCATCGTGCTCCGGCTCGGAAAGCCGGTGGGCGGGCCCCGGTCGCCGGGGCTGCACGTGCGCATCCCGCTGGTGGAGAGCGTGGTGGTGTACGACGCCCGCCAGTTGGAGTACGACGCCGAGGCCCGCGAGGTGATCAGCAAGGACAAGAAGAACCTCAAGGTGGACAACTACGCCCGGTGGCAGATCGTGGATCCGCTCAAGTTCTACCAGACCGTGCGGGACGAGCGCGGGGCCCAGTCCCGACTGGACGACATCATCTACTCCCAGGTGCGCGAGCAGCTGGGCAAGTACACCCTGCTCGAGATCGTGGCCGAGAAGCGCTCCGAGATCATGGCCGAGGTGACCGAGCGCACCCGGGAGGCGGCCGCGGAGTTCGGCATCGCCGTGGTCGACGTCCGGATCAAGCGCGCGGACCTGCCCCCGGCCAACGAGAAGGCCGTGTACGCCCGGATGCAGGCCGAGCGCAAGCGCCAGGCCCACCGGTACCGGGCCGAGGGCGAGGAGGCGGCGCGGGAGGTGCGATCCCAGGCCGACAAGGAGAAGGCGATCCTGCTGGCCGAGGCATACCGCAAGGCCCAGGAGATCCGGGGCGAGGGAGACGCCGAGGCCACCCGGATCTTCGCCGAGGCGTTCGGCCAGGACCCGGAGTTCTACGACTTCATGCGCAGCCTCGAGATCTACCGGAAGGGGATCAAGAAGGGCGACGTGCTGCTCCTGTCCCCCACGAGCCAGCTGTTCCGTTATCTGGCGCCGGTGGGCTCGGGGCCGTGA
- the queA gene encoding tRNA preQ1(34) S-adenosylmethionine ribosyltransferase-isomerase QueA: protein MRIGDFTYELPPDCIAQFPVDPRDASRLLVVRPTGAFEDARFRDLPDHLEPGDLLVVNDTRVLPARLLGRKPTGGRAEVLLLTRLAAGEWEALVRASKPVRAGVRIEVADGGVRVLEPLGEGRYRVRIEAPEAVEAWLDRVGRMPLPPYIRREAPDGRDRSWYQTVFARPDRAGSAAAPTAGLHFTPRVLEALERRGVGRASVTLHVGLGTFLPVRVEDLDEHRMHREWFEVPADTARAVNRTLERGGRVVAVGTTVTRVLEHVGRSGRVEPDVGWTDLFIRPGHGFRVVSGLVTNFHLPRSTLLVLVCAFGGTDRILSAYRHAVRSGYRFYSYGDAMLVLGSPPAA, encoded by the coding sequence GTGAGGATCGGGGACTTCACCTACGAACTGCCCCCCGATTGCATCGCCCAGTTTCCGGTGGACCCGCGGGACGCCTCGCGCCTGCTGGTGGTGCGGCCGACGGGGGCGTTCGAGGACGCGCGGTTTCGGGACCTGCCCGACCACCTGGAGCCGGGGGACCTGCTGGTGGTGAACGACACGCGGGTCCTGCCGGCCCGGCTGTTGGGCCGCAAGCCCACGGGCGGCCGGGCCGAGGTGCTTCTGCTGACCCGGCTGGCGGCCGGGGAGTGGGAGGCCCTGGTGCGGGCGTCCAAGCCGGTGCGGGCCGGGGTACGGATCGAGGTGGCGGACGGCGGGGTGCGGGTGCTCGAGCCGCTGGGGGAGGGGCGTTACCGGGTCCGGATCGAGGCGCCCGAAGCGGTCGAGGCGTGGCTCGATCGGGTGGGGCGGATGCCCCTGCCCCCCTACATCCGGCGGGAGGCTCCGGACGGGCGGGACCGGTCGTGGTACCAGACCGTTTTCGCTCGGCCCGATCGGGCGGGATCGGCGGCCGCCCCCACCGCCGGGCTCCACTTCACCCCCCGGGTGCTGGAGGCGCTGGAACGAAGGGGGGTGGGTCGGGCCAGCGTGACGTTGCACGTGGGGTTGGGGACGTTCCTCCCGGTGCGGGTCGAGGATCTGGACGAGCACCGCATGCACCGGGAGTGGTTCGAGGTGCCGGCGGACACGGCCCGGGCGGTGAACCGGACGCTGGAGCGGGGCGGCCGGGTCGTGGCGGTGGGCACCACCGTGACCCGGGTGCTCGAGCACGTGGGCCGCTCCGGCCGGGTGGAACCCGATGTGGGGTGGACCGATCTGTTCATCCGGCCGGGCCACGGGTTCCGGGTGGTGTCGGGCCTGGTGACCAACTTCCACCTGCCCCGCTCGACCCTGCTGGTGTTGGTGTGCGCGTTCGGGGGCACGGACCGCATCCTCTCCGCGTACCGCCACGCGGTGCGCTCGGGGTACCGGTTCTACTCCTACGGGGACGCCATGCTGGTGCTGGGGAGCCCCCCGGCCGCCTAG
- a CDS encoding prepilin-type N-terminal cleavage/methylation domain-containing protein — MSRRGFTLVELLVALALFALGVAALLPMAVANLRAVDVAGVRTQAVALAQEKAEELRTVPFDDLSLRVPGSDAPAAGFTREWEFAAVPALPGDAGDLRRIVVRVSWDLPGRGSGGVALPLARSRY, encoded by the coding sequence ATGAGCCGGAGGGGGTTCACCCTGGTGGAGCTGCTGGTGGCCCTGGCACTGTTCGCCCTGGGGGTGGCCGCGCTGCTCCCCATGGCGGTGGCCAACCTGAGGGCGGTGGACGTGGCCGGCGTGCGCACCCAGGCCGTGGCCCTGGCCCAGGAGAAGGCCGAGGAGCTGCGCACGGTTCCCTTCGACGACCTGTCCCTTCGGGTGCCCGGCTCCGACGCCCCGGCGGCGGGGTTCACCCGGGAGTGGGAGTTCGCCGCGGTCCCCGCCCTGCCCGGCGACGCAGGGGACCTGAGGCGGATCGTGGTGAGGGTGAGCTGGGACCTCCCCGGCCGGGGCTCGGGCGGGGTCGCCCTGCCCCTGGCCCGCAGCCGGTACTGA
- a CDS encoding GspH/FimT family protein, giving the protein MAQGPAEEGRLRLTRGLTLLELVLVLVILAVAGAVAMPYYLASLPNRRAAAATRQVLTDLRRARTLAVESGEPVYVVFEVGTSVYRIVREADGVAGPTPGDQTDREVAVTDQFPGVVLGSTVVADPVTFQNDVAVFRPRGTSNGGSVVLRVPGRATPERKVAVLSTTGRVRAYTWNPGTGRWE; this is encoded by the coding sequence GTGGCGCAAGGCCCAGCGGAAGAAGGCCGCCTACGGCTGACCCGGGGGCTGACCCTCCTGGAGCTCGTGCTGGTCCTGGTGATCCTCGCCGTGGCCGGGGCCGTGGCCATGCCCTACTATCTTGCCTCGCTGCCGAACCGGCGCGCCGCCGCCGCCACCCGCCAGGTGTTGACCGACCTTCGGCGGGCCCGGACCCTGGCGGTGGAGTCGGGGGAGCCGGTCTACGTCGTGTTCGAGGTGGGCACCTCGGTCTATCGAATCGTCCGCGAGGCCGACGGCGTGGCAGGGCCCACCCCCGGCGACCAGACGGACCGGGAGGTGGCCGTGACGGACCAGTTTCCGGGCGTGGTCCTGGGGTCCACCGTGGTGGCGGACCCGGTCACGTTCCAGAACGACGTGGCCGTGTTCCGGCCCCGCGGCACCTCCAACGGCGGCAGCGTGGTCCTCCGGGTGCCCGGCCGGGCGACCCCGGAGCGCAAGGTCGCCGTGCTGTCCACGACCGGGCGGGTGCGGGCGTACACCTGGAACCCGGGAACCGGGAGGTGGGAATGA